The sequence GGCGGCCTCGATGATCCGGTCCCGTCCGGTATCGCTGCTGCTCATCTGCCCAAGCTAGGGGCTCGGACCGCGCCCGGTCAATCGCTTGATTGAGAGACCGCGGCGGCGGGTGCGGTGAGCCAGACGGTCAGCACCATCTCCAGCTCCAGCCGCAGCTCCGGCTCGTACATCCGCTCGCCGAAGAGTTCCTCCAGCTGGTGCAGCCGGTACCGGACGGTCTGCGGGTGGACGTGCAGGCGGTTCGCGACCTCGGTGGCGTTGAACCCGTTCTGCAGGCAGGCCAGCAGCGTCCGCATGAGCCGCTCGCGGTGCCGGGGCCGGACCTCCTTCAGCGGCGCGAGCCGCAGCTCGGCGACGGCGCGGACCAGCTCCTCGTCCTTGAAGACGACGAGCGCCGGCATGTGCTCTGCGCAGCGGACCAGCCGGTCGGACGGCAGGATGCCGCGGCGCGCGAGCGGCAGCGCCTCCCGCGCCCAGCGCAGCGACCTGGCCGCGTCCTCGGTGCGGACGGTCGGGCCGAGCGCGGCGACCCAGTCGCGCAGCGCCGACTCCAGCATCCGGCCGCGTCCCGGGCCCTCCGGGTCGGGCACGAGCAGGCAGGGTTCGCGGCGGTTGACGTCCGCGAGCACGTCGGGCGGGAGGGACGGGTGCGAGAAGGGCTGCCGCCCCCGCTCGTAGAGGACGACGGCGGCGACCGTGCGCGGGACGCGCCACTGGGCGAGGCGGGCCAGGTCGGCCACGGCCTGCGGGGCGGCGGGCGGTTCGGCGAGCAGCAGGTCGAGCAGCCGGCGGCGGCGGTGCTCCAGTTCGCCGGCCTCCTGCTCGCGGGCCTTGGTGTAGCCCTCGGTGGCGGCGCGGGCGATCTCGTCCAGGAACGCGAAGATCGCCTCGGCGATGCCGGCGAGGGTGCGGCGGGAGATGTCGTACCGCTCGGACTCGGCGGCGAGCCGGCGCCAGGCGACGCGGGCGCCGAGCCGCAGCGAGGTCTGCAGGATGTCCAGGTTGCGGCCCTCGCGCGCCTCCGCCCAGCCGATCTCCCGGTAGACGGCGGCGACCGGCTCCCAGGAGCTCTCCGGGTCCATGATGAGGTCGACGAACTGGCGCAGCGCGCCCTCGACGGCCAGCCGGACGAGCCGCGCGTACTCCTCGTCCTGCGGGCGGGAGTACTCGGGGATCCCGGCGAGGATCTCCTCGATCATCTCCTCGGCGAGGGCGTCCAGGTGGGGCCGGAACACGGTGGACAGCTCGCGGGGGACGCCGGCCCAGGGTTTCAGCGGCGAGCGCTGCTCAAGGCTCGTGGTCACCGTTGCACCTCCCGCTCCGGAAGCTACCGACGACCGGCCGGGCGGGCTGCACGACGCGTTACGCATTGCGCTGCGTCCCTTGTAAGCGAACTGACAAAAACCCGACGGGACGCCGGTCGCGGGGGCGTCCGCCCCGCCCGCCGGTTCAGCCCGGGGCGGGAGCGGCGAACGCGCCGGCCAGCACCAGCCGCCCGGCGGTGCGGACCATCGCG is a genomic window of Actinomadura citrea containing:
- a CDS encoding PucR family transcriptional regulator translates to MTTSLEQRSPLKPWAGVPRELSTVFRPHLDALAEEMIEEILAGIPEYSRPQDEEYARLVRLAVEGALRQFVDLIMDPESSWEPVAAVYREIGWAEAREGRNLDILQTSLRLGARVAWRRLAAESERYDISRRTLAGIAEAIFAFLDEIARAATEGYTKAREQEAGELEHRRRRLLDLLLAEPPAAPQAVADLARLAQWRVPRTVAAVVLYERGRQPFSHPSLPPDVLADVNRREPCLLVPDPEGPGRGRMLESALRDWVAALGPTVRTEDAARSLRWAREALPLARRGILPSDRLVRCAEHMPALVVFKDEELVRAVAELRLAPLKEVRPRHRERLMRTLLACLQNGFNATEVANRLHVHPQTVRYRLHQLEELFGERMYEPELRLELEMVLTVWLTAPAAAVSQSSD